A window of the Synechococcus sp. LTW-R genome harbors these coding sequences:
- the speD gene encoding adenosylmethionine decarboxylase, protein MSQAACLHPNPGWTGAETFSASPQAPSATDMVGKHCILELYNCDADKLDDEAFIRNALTTAAKRAGATLLNLITHHFQPQGVTGLALLAESHISIHTWPESGYAAVDVFTCGDHTMPERACIVLSEELNAGNYKLKSFRRETPAAVADTEREPDLVAA, encoded by the coding sequence ATGAGCCAAGCAGCCTGTCTCCACCCCAACCCGGGATGGACTGGAGCTGAGACCTTCTCCGCTAGCCCCCAAGCACCCAGTGCCACCGACATGGTGGGTAAACACTGCATTCTCGAGCTCTACAACTGCGACGCTGACAAGCTCGACGACGAAGCTTTCATCAGGAACGCCCTCACCACCGCTGCGAAGCGTGCTGGCGCGACCCTGCTCAATCTGATCACCCACCACTTCCAACCCCAGGGTGTGACGGGGCTGGCCCTTCTGGCCGAATCCCATATCTCCATCCACACGTGGCCGGAATCCGGCTACGCCGCCGTGGACGTGTTCACCTGCGGTGACCACACCATGCCCGAGCGGGCCTGCATCGTGCTCAGCGAAGAGCTCAATGCCGGCAACTACAAGCTCAAGAGCTTCCGCCGCGAAACCCCTGCCGCCGTGGCCGATACCGAGCGCGAACCGGACCTGGTCGCGGCCTGA
- the recF gene encoding DNA replication/repair protein RecF — MRQFRNYGALSLTLEAPRLLVIGRNGEGKSNLLEAVELLGSLRSHRCSSDRDLIRQGERQGLIAAECSGGDRLELELRRQGGRQARRNGKVLERQHELIGPLRCVGFSALDLELVRGEPALRRQWLDRVVLQLEPVYAELLSRYGRLLRQRSQLLRRRFPQAQLEGLLDAFDQQMALIGTRLHRRRLRALRRLEPLAQAWQHRLSDGRELLGLRYCPGSQLEGEEAEAPWRDALAEQLLQQRPQELRLGQCSVGPHRDEVAMELGGQPARRYGSAGQQRTLVLALKMAELELVQQLWGEPPLLLLDDVLAELDPGRQQLLLEAVGEGHQCLVSATHLGAFNGGWHQGSQVVTVEAGAVLSGR; from the coding sequence CTGCGTCAGTTCCGTAATTACGGAGCGCTGAGCCTGACCCTGGAGGCTCCGCGGCTGCTCGTGATTGGGCGCAATGGGGAGGGAAAATCCAACCTGCTGGAGGCGGTGGAGCTGCTGGGCAGTCTGCGCTCCCATCGCTGCAGCAGCGACCGAGATCTGATTCGCCAGGGGGAGCGTCAGGGCTTGATTGCCGCCGAATGCAGCGGCGGTGATCGCTTGGAGCTGGAATTGCGCCGTCAAGGGGGACGGCAGGCCCGCCGCAACGGCAAGGTGCTGGAGCGTCAGCACGAGTTAATCGGCCCCCTGCGCTGCGTCGGCTTCAGTGCATTGGACCTGGAGTTGGTGCGCGGTGAGCCGGCCCTGCGCCGGCAATGGCTCGATCGGGTTGTTTTGCAACTCGAGCCGGTCTATGCCGAGCTGCTCAGCCGCTACGGCCGGCTGCTGCGTCAGCGCTCCCAACTGCTGCGGCGGCGCTTCCCCCAGGCTCAGCTCGAGGGACTGCTGGATGCGTTTGATCAGCAGATGGCCCTGATTGGAACCCGCTTGCACCGCCGGCGGCTGCGGGCCCTGCGGCGCCTGGAACCCCTGGCCCAGGCCTGGCAGCACCGCCTCAGCGATGGCCGGGAGCTCCTTGGCCTGCGCTATTGCCCGGGCAGTCAACTGGAGGGGGAGGAGGCGGAGGCGCCGTGGCGGGATGCCTTGGCTGAGCAGTTGCTCCAGCAGCGTCCCCAGGAGTTGCGCCTGGGGCAGTGCAGCGTCGGTCCCCATCGGGATGAGGTGGCGATGGAGCTCGGGGGGCAGCCCGCCCGGCGCTACGGATCAGCGGGACAGCAGCGCACGTTGGTGCTGGCGCTGAAGATGGCTGAGCTCGAGCTGGTGCAGCAGCTCTGGGGCGAGCCCCCCTTGCTACTGCTCGATGACGTGCTGGCGGAGCTGGATCCAGGCCGGCAGCAGCTCCTGCTGGAGGCGGTGGGCGAAGGCCATCAGTGCCTGGTGAGTGCAACCCATCTGGGCGCCTTCAACGGCGGCTGGCATCAGGGTTCTCAGGTGGTCACCGTTGAGGCCGGAGCGGTGCTCTCTGGCCGGTAA
- a CDS encoding HAMP domain-containing histidine kinase produces MGALGCSFEALRRQLAHQMPTGRCDEDSVRRQWWAALATLQEDFLLPLGTQPGVWLASPLPALYEPSLLQQFQGWVWAPPELKDLLQNSSPLLPAAAAPPSVSGGFQRLALEDSDGTDPLLVLITPKLQMAMALVGSPKQRQLVVRFDPPTLSAALTLLDERLQHSDPQQGQALRAAIQALGGLQNDEQLAQLFWPRLAERVAAMAPSLTLQPLVHRSSASESSPSPSSELALLEALTHEVRTPLATIRTLIRSLLRRSDLTDLVRKRLHQIDGECSEQIDRFGLIFLAAELQREPARDAPGHALARTDLSQLLGQLEAGWQQQLQRRSLTLELQLTPDLPPVLSDPARLETVLGGLMDRFSRGLPAGAVVQLSLQPAGARLKLRLSAAALASSEEGPELQERVGPVLSWNPGTGSLQLSRQATQRLFHSLGGRLAERSGNDLTVFFPVA; encoded by the coding sequence ATGGGGGCGCTGGGCTGCAGTTTTGAAGCGCTGCGGCGCCAGTTGGCCCATCAGATGCCAACCGGTCGCTGCGATGAAGACAGCGTGCGGCGGCAGTGGTGGGCGGCCTTGGCCACCTTGCAGGAGGACTTTCTGTTGCCCCTTGGGACGCAGCCGGGTGTCTGGTTGGCCTCTCCCCTGCCGGCCCTTTATGAACCCTCGCTGCTGCAGCAGTTTCAAGGTTGGGTCTGGGCTCCCCCCGAACTCAAGGACCTGCTCCAGAACAGTTCCCCCCTTTTGCCGGCCGCGGCGGCCCCGCCCTCCGTCAGTGGTGGCTTTCAGCGCTTGGCCCTTGAGGACAGCGACGGCACCGATCCCCTGTTGGTGCTGATTACCCCGAAGCTGCAAATGGCGATGGCCTTGGTGGGCTCCCCCAAGCAGCGGCAGTTGGTGGTTCGCTTTGATCCCCCCACCCTCTCGGCGGCACTCACGCTGCTGGATGAACGCCTGCAACACAGCGATCCCCAGCAGGGCCAGGCCCTACGAGCGGCGATCCAGGCCCTGGGGGGGCTGCAGAACGATGAGCAACTGGCGCAGCTCTTTTGGCCCCGCTTGGCCGAACGGGTCGCGGCGATGGCCCCCAGCCTGACCCTGCAGCCGTTGGTGCATCGCAGCAGTGCCAGCGAGAGCAGTCCGAGCCCGAGTAGTGAGTTGGCGCTGCTGGAGGCCTTGACCCATGAGGTCCGCACCCCCCTCGCCACGATTCGCACCCTGATTCGCTCCCTGTTGCGGCGCAGTGACCTCACGGATCTGGTGCGCAAACGGCTGCACCAAATCGATGGGGAATGCAGCGAGCAGATCGATCGCTTTGGCTTGATTTTCCTGGCGGCGGAGTTGCAACGGGAGCCGGCCAGGGACGCCCCCGGCCACGCCTTGGCCCGCACCGACCTCAGCCAGCTGCTCGGTCAGTTAGAAGCCGGCTGGCAGCAGCAGCTCCAGCGCCGCAGCCTGACCTTGGAGCTCCAGCTGACGCCCGACCTCCCGCCGGTACTCTCTGACCCGGCGCGCCTGGAGACCGTGTTGGGGGGACTCATGGATCGCTTCAGCCGCGGCCTGCCCGCCGGAGCGGTCGTCCAGCTCAGCCTTCAGCCCGCCGGTGCCCGCCTGAAGCTGCGTCTAAGTGCGGCCGCCTTGGCGTCCAGTGAGGAGGGGCCCGAGCTGCAGGAGCGGGTGGGCCCGGTGCTCAGTTGGAACCCAGGAACCGGCAGCCTGCAGCTGAGCCGGCAGGCCACCCAGCGCCTGTTCCACAGCCTCGGAGGACGCCTGGCGGAACGCTCGGGCAATGACCTCACGGTGTTTTTCCCCGTCGCCTGA
- the gshA gene encoding glutamate--cysteine ligase, whose translation MSAPLLLKGFEVELYTGRPDGTVVGCSAEVAAALEGFVTEPDCRNLEYITPPAASYATQLDLLLEPRRRLRPWLAQRGLTLLPGSTLSTGDSQRFERSNPENPYHAYIESTYGTRVVTASVHINLGLTDPDQLFAACRLVRCEAALLLALSACSPFVDGQVTGAHSQRWLQFPLTPEQVPLFLNHEHYIQWVEQQLELGTMQNVRHLWTSVRPNGERRPYDLNRLEIRICDLVADPQLLLALTAFVELRIHQLLRDPSALDPLLASRLDPEALAALADANDQAAARSSLGAELRHWRDGAPITARAWIAAELEAMQPLARELELVDLLAPLQPVLAQGNQAMQWLAAHGQGASVAELIASAAADLEQLEGRLAALSTSPQTGTLG comes from the coding sequence ATGAGCGCCCCCCTGTTGCTCAAGGGCTTTGAGGTGGAGCTCTATACGGGCCGTCCCGACGGAACCGTTGTGGGCTGTTCCGCTGAGGTGGCCGCGGCCCTCGAGGGCTTCGTCACCGAGCCGGATTGCCGCAATCTCGAATACATCACCCCACCGGCGGCCAGCTACGCCACCCAGTTGGACTTGCTCCTGGAGCCCCGCCGTCGCCTCAGGCCCTGGTTGGCCCAGCGCGGCCTCACCCTGCTGCCGGGCAGCACCTTGAGCACGGGGGATAGCCAGCGCTTCGAGCGCTCGAACCCTGAGAACCCGTACCACGCCTATATCGAGTCCACCTACGGCACCCGGGTCGTCACGGCGAGTGTGCATATCAATTTGGGGCTCACGGATCCGGATCAGCTGTTTGCGGCCTGTCGCCTGGTGCGCTGTGAGGCGGCCTTGCTCTTGGCCTTGAGCGCCTGTTCTCCCTTTGTGGATGGGCAAGTCACCGGTGCCCACTCCCAGCGTTGGCTCCAATTCCCGCTCACCCCGGAGCAGGTGCCCCTGTTCCTCAACCACGAGCACTACATCCAGTGGGTGGAGCAGCAGCTCGAGCTGGGCACGATGCAAAACGTGCGTCATCTCTGGACGTCGGTGCGCCCCAACGGTGAGCGGCGCCCCTATGACCTCAACCGCCTTGAGATCCGCATCTGTGACTTGGTGGCGGATCCCCAGTTGCTGCTGGCCCTGACGGCCTTCGTGGAGCTGCGCATTCACCAGCTCCTGCGGGATCCCTCTGCGCTGGATCCACTCCTGGCCAGTCGACTGGATCCTGAGGCGTTGGCCGCGTTGGCGGATGCCAATGACCAGGCCGCGGCCCGCAGCAGCTTGGGCGCTGAATTGCGCCATTGGCGCGATGGTGCGCCGATCACAGCTCGCGCTTGGATCGCGGCCGAGCTCGAGGCCATGCAGCCCCTCGCCCGTGAGCTGGAGCTCGTGGACCTGCTGGCGCCGCTGCAGCCGGTCCTGGCCCAGGGCAACCAGGCGATGCAATGGCTCGCGGCCCATGGGCAAGGTGCGTCCGTGGCGGAGCTGATTGCCTCGGCCGCGGCGGATCTGGAGCAGCTGGAAGGCCGTCTTGCTGCCCTCAGCACTAGCCCCCAAACAGGCACTTTGGGATGA
- a CDS encoding anthranilate synthase component I family protein, whose protein sequence is MPSPDRATVLAQAKAGSNYIPIWRTWPADLETPLTTWLKVGAGSDHGVLLESVEGGERIGRWSFVVSDPLWTLSVRGESAEQRWRDGRSSALSGNPFDLLRDTLAAYDAPPVPGLPPLGQLFGFWGYELIRWIEPSVPIHPTDPDGPPDGCWMLADSLLAFDQVKRQLTAVAYVNLQDEPDATAAYDAAVARLDALEQRMHQPLPAGVTPLDWRDDAAVDLPTTSNRSRDEFEAAVLTAKEHIAAGDVFQLVISQRLETPVEREPFELYRSLRMVNPSPYMAFFNFGGWYLIGSSPEVMVKAEPMADGSGRVKASLRPIAGTRPRGSNEAEDLALEKDLLADPKERAEHVMLVDLGRNDLGRVCVPGSVSVSELMVIERYSHVMHIVSEVDGLLDPERDVWDLLMASFPAGTVSGAPKIRAMQLIHALEPDARGPYSGVYGAMDLSGALNTAITIRTMVVLPDGDGRWRVQVQAGAGLVADSVPASEFQETLNKARGMLKALACLA, encoded by the coding sequence ATGCCCTCCCCTGATCGCGCGACTGTTCTGGCCCAGGCCAAGGCGGGCAGCAACTACATCCCGATCTGGCGCACTTGGCCGGCGGATCTCGAGACGCCCCTGACCACCTGGCTGAAGGTGGGCGCCGGCAGCGACCATGGCGTTCTGCTCGAGTCGGTGGAAGGCGGCGAGCGAATTGGCCGCTGGAGTTTTGTGGTCAGCGATCCGCTCTGGACCCTGAGCGTGCGCGGTGAGTCCGCGGAGCAGCGCTGGCGTGATGGGCGCAGCAGCGCCCTCAGTGGCAATCCCTTTGATCTGCTGCGGGACACCCTGGCGGCCTACGACGCCCCCCCGGTGCCCGGGCTTCCCCCCTTGGGGCAACTGTTTGGTTTCTGGGGCTACGAGCTGATCCGCTGGATTGAGCCCAGCGTTCCGATTCACCCGACGGATCCAGACGGGCCTCCGGACGGCTGCTGGATGCTCGCCGACAGCCTCTTGGCCTTCGATCAGGTCAAGCGCCAGCTCACGGCGGTGGCCTACGTCAATCTCCAGGATGAGCCCGATGCCACCGCTGCCTACGACGCCGCGGTCGCTCGCCTGGACGCGCTGGAGCAGCGCATGCATCAGCCCCTGCCCGCTGGGGTGACCCCCCTGGATTGGCGGGATGACGCGGCGGTGGATCTCCCCACCACCAGCAACCGCAGCCGCGATGAATTTGAAGCGGCCGTGCTCACGGCCAAGGAGCACATCGCCGCCGGTGATGTCTTCCAGTTGGTCATCAGCCAACGCCTCGAGACGCCGGTCGAGCGCGAGCCGTTTGAGCTCTACCGGAGCCTGCGGATGGTCAATCCCTCTCCGTACATGGCCTTCTTCAACTTCGGAGGCTGGTACCTGATTGGCTCGAGTCCCGAGGTGATGGTCAAGGCCGAGCCCATGGCCGATGGCAGCGGCCGGGTCAAGGCTTCCCTGCGGCCGATTGCGGGCACCCGGCCCCGGGGCAGCAACGAAGCCGAAGACCTGGCCTTGGAGAAGGACCTGTTGGCGGACCCGAAGGAGCGGGCCGAGCACGTGATGCTGGTGGACCTCGGTCGGAATGACCTGGGCCGCGTTTGCGTTCCGGGCAGCGTCAGCGTCAGCGAGCTGATGGTCATTGAGCGCTACTCCCACGTCATGCACATCGTTAGTGAAGTGGATGGCTTGCTCGATCCAGAACGGGATGTCTGGGACCTGTTGATGGCCTCCTTCCCGGCGGGCACGGTCAGTGGCGCACCGAAGATCCGGGCGATGCAGCTGATCCATGCCTTGGAGCCCGATGCCCGGGGCCCCTACTCGGGGGTCTATGGCGCGATGGATCTCAGCGGTGCCTTGAATACGGCGATCACGATCCGAACGATGGTGGTCCTGCCCGATGGGGATGGTCGCTGGCGCGTTCAGGTCCAGGCCGGTGCGGGCCTGGTGGCCGATTCGGTGCCGGCCTCGGAGTTTCAAGAGACCCTCAACAAGGCCCGGGGCATGCTGAAGGCCCTGGCCTGCCTGGCATGA
- the ppc gene encoding phosphoenolpyruvate carboxylase, with translation MIMDRTAAETASMGPTLAATEASAPAAEPRVTRLLGDRLELVEDLWQTVLRSECPAPQAERLLRMKELSNRIDGGAPDQASEAATEGIVQLIRDMDLSEAIAAARSFSLYFQLVNILEQHIEEDSYLASLRAHHAEELSDPFVPPLASQTAPATFRELFTRLRGLGVPPAQIEQLLQELDIRLVFTAHPTEIVRHTVRHKQRRVASLIQQLQKSQLLHPEERDNLRQQLEEEIRLWWRTDELHQFKPSVLDEVDYALHYFQQVLFEAMPQLRQRIRTALGSNYPDVLPPSDAFCTFGSWVGSDRDGNPSVTPDITWRTASYQRQLMLDRYLAAVEDLRDQLSISMQWSQVSAPLLESLEMDRLRFPEVYEERAARYRLEPYRLKISYVIERLRLTLARNEQQAAAGWDAPHEPRPAQPDFGNQGAMPAPPAPELHYGTVDEFRTDLELINESLQGTGLSCEPLDNLIAQVHTFAFCLASLDIRQESTRHSDALDELTRYLQMPTPYGEMDEEQRISWLMSELQTRRPLIPAAVSWSPLTAETFDVLRVVKRLQQEFGSRICRTYVISMSHTVSDLLEVLLLAKEAGLVDPTAQRSDLLVIPLFETVEDLKAAPAVMERLFSEDFYRQLLSSSSPNGRPLQELMLGYSDSNKDSGFLSSNWEIHQAQIALQQLASRHDVCLRLFHGRGGSVGRGGGPAYQAILAQPSGTLNGRIKITEQGEVLASKYSLPELALYNLETVTTAVIQNSLVTSHVDDTPDWNELMVRLAARSRTHYRSLVHENPDLVGFFQQCTPIEEISKLQISSRPARRKSGAKDLSSLRAIPWVFGWTQSRFLLPSWFGVGTALQEELSEDPDQMELFQQLYQRWPFFRMLISKVEMTLSKVDLDLAHHYVQSLGRPESREAFEEIFAVIAREFVLTRDLVLAITGHERLLDGDPALQLSVELRNRTIIPLGFLQVALLRRLRDQNRQPPMSEEAARGDGRTYSRSELLRGALLTINGIAAGMRNTG, from the coding sequence ATGATCATGGACCGCACCGCTGCCGAAACCGCCTCTATGGGGCCCACCCTCGCCGCAACTGAAGCCTCTGCTCCTGCGGCTGAGCCTCGGGTCACGCGCCTGCTGGGCGATCGATTGGAGCTGGTTGAAGACCTCTGGCAGACGGTGCTGCGCAGTGAATGTCCCGCCCCCCAGGCGGAACGCTTGCTGCGGATGAAAGAACTGAGCAACCGCATCGACGGCGGGGCTCCTGATCAGGCATCTGAGGCGGCGACCGAGGGGATCGTCCAGCTGATCCGAGACATGGATCTCTCGGAGGCGATTGCCGCTGCCCGCTCCTTCTCCCTCTATTTCCAGCTGGTCAACATCCTCGAGCAGCACATCGAGGAAGACAGCTATCTGGCCAGCCTGCGGGCCCACCACGCTGAAGAGCTCAGCGATCCCTTTGTGCCGCCCCTGGCGAGCCAGACCGCACCCGCGACCTTCCGGGAGCTGTTCACCCGCCTGCGCGGCCTCGGGGTGCCGCCGGCTCAAATCGAGCAGCTCCTGCAGGAGCTCGACATCCGTCTGGTGTTCACGGCCCACCCCACGGAGATTGTTCGCCACACTGTCCGCCACAAGCAACGGCGGGTGGCCTCGCTGATTCAGCAGCTGCAGAAGAGTCAGCTGCTGCACCCGGAGGAGCGCGACAACCTGCGCCAGCAACTCGAGGAAGAAATCCGCCTCTGGTGGCGCACGGACGAACTGCACCAGTTCAAGCCGTCGGTCCTCGACGAGGTGGATTACGCCCTGCACTACTTCCAGCAGGTGTTGTTTGAGGCGATGCCCCAGCTGCGCCAGAGGATTCGCACGGCCCTGGGCTCTAACTACCCCGATGTCCTGCCCCCGAGCGACGCCTTCTGCACCTTCGGCTCCTGGGTGGGATCCGACCGGGACGGCAACCCCTCGGTCACTCCTGATATCACTTGGCGGACGGCCTCCTACCAGCGCCAGCTGATGCTGGATCGCTACCTGGCGGCGGTGGAAGACCTCCGCGATCAGCTGAGCATTTCGATGCAGTGGAGCCAGGTCAGTGCTCCCTTGCTCGAATCCCTCGAGATGGACCGCCTCCGCTTCCCGGAGGTCTACGAAGAGCGGGCGGCCCGCTACCGGCTCGAGCCCTATCGCCTCAAGATCAGCTACGTCATTGAGCGGCTGCGGCTGACGTTGGCCCGCAACGAGCAGCAGGCAGCTGCCGGATGGGATGCCCCCCATGAACCGCGCCCGGCCCAGCCCGACTTCGGGAACCAGGGCGCCATGCCGGCTCCCCCGGCTCCGGAGCTGCACTACGGAACCGTGGACGAGTTCCGCACCGATCTCGAGCTGATCAACGAGAGCCTCCAGGGCACCGGCCTGAGCTGTGAGCCGCTGGACAACTTGATCGCCCAGGTGCACACCTTCGCGTTCTGCCTGGCCAGCCTCGACATTCGCCAAGAGAGCACACGCCATAGCGATGCCCTCGATGAGCTGACCCGCTATCTCCAAATGCCGACCCCCTACGGGGAGATGGATGAGGAGCAGCGGATCAGCTGGTTGATGTCCGAGCTCCAGACCCGCCGGCCGCTGATCCCGGCGGCTGTGAGTTGGAGTCCGCTGACGGCGGAAACCTTCGACGTGCTCCGCGTCGTCAAACGGCTGCAGCAGGAATTCGGTTCCCGCATTTGCCGCACCTACGTGATCTCGATGAGTCACACGGTGTCGGACCTTCTGGAGGTGCTGCTGCTGGCCAAGGAGGCCGGCCTGGTGGACCCCACCGCCCAGCGCTCCGACCTGTTGGTGATCCCCCTATTCGAGACGGTGGAGGATCTCAAGGCCGCTCCGGCCGTGATGGAGCGGCTGTTCAGTGAAGACTTCTACCGCCAGCTCCTGTCGAGCTCCAGCCCCAACGGCCGGCCCCTGCAGGAGTTGATGCTCGGCTACTCCGACAGCAACAAGGACTCCGGCTTCCTTTCGAGCAACTGGGAGATCCACCAGGCCCAAATCGCCCTGCAGCAGCTGGCCAGCCGCCATGACGTCTGCTTGCGCCTCTTCCACGGCCGCGGCGGTTCCGTGGGACGGGGCGGCGGCCCGGCCTATCAGGCGATCCTGGCCCAACCCAGCGGCACCTTGAACGGCCGCATCAAGATCACCGAGCAAGGGGAGGTCTTGGCCTCCAAGTATTCCCTGCCGGAGCTGGCGCTCTACAACCTGGAGACGGTCACCACGGCGGTGATCCAGAACAGCCTGGTCACCAGCCATGTGGATGACACGCCGGACTGGAACGAGCTGATGGTGCGTCTGGCGGCACGCTCCCGCACCCACTACCGCTCGCTGGTGCACGAGAACCCCGACCTGGTCGGCTTCTTCCAACAGTGCACGCCGATTGAAGAGATCAGCAAATTGCAGATCTCCAGCCGTCCGGCCCGCCGCAAGAGCGGTGCGAAGGATCTCTCCAGCCTGAGGGCCATCCCATGGGTGTTCGGCTGGACCCAGAGCCGCTTCCTGCTCCCCAGTTGGTTCGGGGTGGGCACGGCTCTGCAGGAGGAGCTCAGCGAAGACCCCGATCAGATGGAGTTGTTCCAGCAGCTCTATCAGCGCTGGCCCTTCTTCCGGATGCTGATCTCCAAGGTGGAGATGACCCTCTCCAAGGTGGACCTGGATCTGGCGCACCACTACGTCCAGTCCCTGGGCCGCCCGGAATCCCGGGAGGCGTTTGAAGAGATCTTTGCGGTGATTGCCCGCGAGTTCGTGCTGACCCGAGACCTGGTGCTGGCCATCACCGGCCACGAGCGCCTGCTGGATGGTGACCCGGCCCTGCAGCTCTCGGTGGAGCTGCGCAACCGCACGATCATTCCGCTGGGCTTCCTCCAGGTGGCCTTGCTGCGTCGCCTGCGGGACCAGAACCGCCAGCCACCCATGAGTGAAGAGGCGGCCCGCGGCGACGGCCGGACCTACAGCCGCAGTGAGCTGCTGCGCGGGGCCCTGCTGACCATCAACGGCATTGCCGCCGGCATGCGCAACACCGGTTGA
- a CDS encoding photosystem I reaction center subunit II PsaD, producing MTLSGQLPKYIGSTGGLLNAAETEEKYAITWTSAKEQVFELPTGGAAHMNEGENLMYFARKEQCLALGTQLRTKFKPRIEDYKIYRIFPGGDTEFLHPKDGVFPEKVNEGRQMVGHNARRIGQNGNPASIKFTGKNTFDS from the coding sequence ATGACATTGAGCGGTCAACTCCCGAAGTACATCGGCAGCACCGGCGGTCTGCTCAACGCCGCTGAGACCGAAGAGAAGTACGCCATCACCTGGACCAGCGCCAAAGAGCAGGTCTTTGAGCTGCCCACCGGTGGTGCTGCTCACATGAACGAGGGCGAGAACCTCATGTACTTCGCTCGCAAGGAGCAGTGCCTGGCCCTCGGTACTCAGCTGCGCACCAAGTTCAAGCCCCGGATCGAGGACTACAAGATCTACCGGATCTTCCCCGGTGGCGACACCGAGTTCCTGCACCCCAAAGATGGTGTGTTCCCCGAGAAAGTGAACGAGGGTCGTCAGATGGTGGGCCACAACGCCCGCCGCATCGGCCAGAACGGCAACCCCGCCAGCATCAAGTTCACCGGCAAGAACACCTTCGATTCCTGA
- a CDS encoding N-acetyltransferase produces MLDSLLVPFRSQPQPPALPEGYSLDGLQSPSGAELNRLLVQCGDPQRLEARLEQALACSNWQFSVRNPNGVLVGFVRATSDLALNANLWDLSADPADPAQAKVLLVIVHAAMGRLRRELPGCSISVAAPSVALDALKQNGFVVDPGGIRAMGLRL; encoded by the coding sequence GTGCTCGACTCGCTTCTGGTTCCATTCCGCTCGCAGCCCCAGCCTCCGGCCTTGCCGGAGGGCTACAGCCTTGATGGGTTGCAATCCCCCAGTGGGGCGGAGCTCAACCGACTGCTCGTGCAGTGCGGCGACCCCCAGCGTTTGGAGGCGCGGCTCGAGCAAGCCTTGGCCTGCAGCAACTGGCAGTTCAGCGTGCGCAACCCCAATGGAGTGTTGGTCGGGTTTGTGCGGGCCACCAGTGACCTCGCCTTGAACGCCAATCTCTGGGACCTCTCAGCGGACCCGGCGGATCCAGCCCAGGCCAAGGTTTTGCTGGTGATCGTCCATGCCGCTATGGGACGCCTGCGCCGGGAATTGCCTGGTTGCAGCATTTCGGTGGCGGCCCCGAGCGTGGCCCTCGACGCCCTCAAGCAAAACGGATTCGTCGTCGACCCCGGCGGCATTCGCGCCATGGGTCTCCGCCTGTAG
- a CDS encoding Rho termination factor N-terminal domain-containing protein, with amino-acid sequence MQEITFAVEAALLTGGSLALLALASRVPAAADQAIAAPAEPIRAHRPPSPRMDLEGQTVVQLQQLARARGLSGVSRLRKAELIDQLLSA; translated from the coding sequence ATGCAGGAGATCACCTTCGCCGTTGAGGCGGCTCTGCTCACCGGCGGCAGCTTGGCGCTGTTGGCCCTGGCCTCCCGGGTTCCGGCGGCGGCTGATCAGGCCATCGCCGCTCCCGCGGAGCCGATCCGGGCCCATCGCCCCCCGTCTCCCCGGATGGATTTGGAGGGGCAAACCGTGGTGCAATTGCAGCAACTTGCCCGTGCCCGCGGGCTCTCTGGCGTCAGCCGCCTGCGTAAGGCGGAGCTGATCGATCAGTTGCTCAGCGCTTGA